TGCCGGTCAAGTCGATGTCGATGCTAGCGTCTTCCAACACGGTCACGCTGCGGTCGCTGGCCGTTGGGGCATCGTTGACTGCCGTCACGTTGATCGTGATGGTGCCTTCGTCGGAGAGCTGCGATCCTTGCGTGCTGGTCGCTCGGTAGACGATCGTCGCGGTGCCGTTTGCGTTCGCAACCGGAGTGAAGGTCAAGGTGCCGTTGGCTGCAACAGCGGAAGCTCCGATCGCGTCGGTGCCGCTGACCTTACTGAACGTGACCGAGTCGCCACCTTCCAGCGTGACCAAGCTGTTCAGATCGATGGTCAAGGTTCCGGAATCTTCGTCAACGGTATCTGAATCGTCGGCGGCAACCGGAGCGTCCAAAACATCTTGGATGTCGATGTTCACAACCGCGGTCGATGTTCCACCCTGCCCATCACTGATCGTGTAGGTGAAGGAGTCATCGCCGTTCGCTGCTGTCCCCGTTGAGGTGTAGCTGATTCGTGTTCCGCTTTGAGTGATCGTCGCGGTTCCGAACGTGGGCTGTGTCACCGAGGTGATCGTCAACGTCCCAGTCTCGCCTGGACCATCAAAATCGTTCGCCAGCACGTCCAAGGTCACGGTGGCACCTTCGTTGACTTGGAAGTCATCCGAGGTGGCGGTCAGGTCCGTGTTGTCGGCCGTGATGTTGACGGTGATGACACCGGTATCGCTGCCGACATCGTTGCTAGCGGTGTAAGTGATCGTTGTCGTGCCAAAATCGTCTTGATCAGGCGTGAAGAAGATTTGGTCATCGTCGAATCGGACGCTGCCGTTGCCCGTCGAGATGACGGCATTGTCGAGCGTGATGGTGCTGCCACCGGTGTTGATGCTGATCAGATTGTCGGCGCTGAGGTCAGCGACCAAGACTTCGCTGGTCGTTCCGCCACCATTGTCTTCGTCAATCGTGACGGTCTTGTCGGCTGCGTTGATACCGACTTGACTGTTCGTGACCGTGACGACCACGTTTGCAGTGGCGGTCAGTGCACCATCAGCAACGGTGTATGTGAACGAATCCGAACCCGAGAATCCGGCTGGAGCGGTGTAGCTGATTTGCCCGTTGGCGATGATCGCCGATCCGCCGTTGGCAGTTGTGAACGCGGTCGCTGGGCTTTGCAGAACCAAGTCGGCGATGTTCTCACCAGGTCCGGCAGAATCATTCGCCAAGACATCGATTTGGGCCGTCTCACCCTGTTCAACTGTTGCCGTGTCATCGGCCAAAGTCGGTGCATCGTTGACACCCGCGACGTTCACCGTGATCGTGCCAGTGACAGTGTCGGTGCCGTCGGTCGCGGTGTAAACCAATTGGTCACCGGTGCCGAACGCATCCGCATCAGGCGTGTAGGTGACAACACCATTTGTGAGGGTGAAGTCGCCGAGGTTTTCGGTTTCGGTTGAGATCGCGTAAGTCGTGCCGGCCGGGTTGCCAGAGTTCAGTGTCGCCAAATCAAGCGTCGTGGCTGGATCATCTTCGGTCAGACTGAGTGTGCTGTTTTCTGCGGTCAAGCCACTCGCAACGCCGGTCACGTTGAGAATGAATCGGGAAGAAGCGTCGAGCTGAATCATTTCGCTCGGCACGCTTTCCTTGCCGACTTCGGTGCCGTAAATCAGGACTTGGTCGCCTTCATCCGGCGGATCCAAGCTAACACTCAGACCGGTGACGGGTGCAACCGCTCGCACGGGTACGCTCAAGACGTCATAAGCCAGGTCAGGATTGAAATCGACCAGTTCGTCCGTCAAATCGTTCGTTGGCCCGAGAGCCCCGATTTCATTGAACAAATCGATTGGCCCACTGCCCAAATCAACGTCTTGGTTGAACTCAGCAAAGGTTCGGTCGACGCCATAGACTCGAGCGTTCCCCGCGTTGCGTGTGTTCAGTTCCAAAGCACGCAAGATCGGAGTGCTGTTGAACGAGCCGTCCGGATTCTGGACGTTGGTCTCAGAGAAATTGATCGGTTGAGCGGTACCATCGATTTCTAACACGGCCCGCAATTGTGGGACGTCGACGTTGATCAAATCGGGGCCGGTGTACACGATTTCCATCGTGAACGAGCCACCGCCGCTGGGGCCACCGGAGCTGCTGTTGACGTTGTTGTCGACAGTCACATCGGCCGCGGAATCAACCAATGGGCTGAGCTCGGCGATGATTGCTTCCAAGTTGTCTTCAGCGTTGTTCAGACTCGAGCCGATGAAGTCGCTGAACGAACGGGTCACCGTCGTGTTGGGATCGTCAACGTAGAAGAACGTGATGTCACCCTCGAGCGGAGTCGACAAAACAGTGTTGTCGAGAACGATGCTTTGGACCTCACCAACCGCGGGCTCCAAAACGTCTGTTTGATCGATCACGATGTCGGTCACTGCACGGAAAACACCCGTTGCACTGAACCCTCGCAAATCCTTGACGCCGACTTCCAGCTTGAAGACTTCATTCACATCGACGTTGTAGGTCAACTCAACGTTGTCATCGGGCAATACGTCGGTCGCACCAGTCGTGTTGTCGACCAGCGAGTCATCCAGGTTGCGAGCGGCCAAGACAAACTCAACCAAAGGCATGTCCGCTTCGCCTTCGCCTCGATTCAGAGCGTTGATCACGCTCAATGCATCCAACGCCGTCACTTTGTTGTCACCAGTCACATCGACGAAACCGGTGAATTCATCCGAGTCTGACAGCGGCTCGCCTTCGCCATGGCTGTTGAGGTGATTGATCACCATCAACGCGTCCAAGGCCGTCACATATTTGTTGTTGTCAACATCGTAGGCACGCCAGTAGTTGTGCGCGACGGCACGAGTGCTTTCGCCTTCCGGGGCTGAATCGATCACCGAGGGAACGTCACCAGCCAGCAATTGTCGAGTTTCAAGCGATTCGCTTAGTAGGCGACGCTTGCTCGAGCGAGTAGCACGCGACCGGTCTTCGCTTCGCTTTCGCGATGACGACGGACTCACGCTGCGAAGCAGTTGACGCAGATTTTTCATCTGTTTTCTCGGCAATTCGAATGGTTGGGCTGGGTCGATGTGATGGGTCTTCGCAAACGTCAAAATGCCCCGATATCGACGGGCATTTCAGCGCTCCGCGCAAAGTTAGAACGGGCTCCCGCAAACCGCTTCCACGGTCGGGACCGCCAGCGTAATCCAAAAACTTTGGGCGGGTGCGAAAATTTGAAAAGCAAGGCCATCTTACCTAGACCACCGCCTTTATCAATCTTTGCTTGGTCCGAGCGAACAAAAACGATGGGTTGGTCGCGATTGGACGGATTGTGCGGGCAAAAAGTTCCAATTGAGCTCATCAAAAACTGAAATTTTGACGACAGGGGTCGCCTTCTACCGCGTTCGCCCAATCCACAACTTGCGAAAACTCCGCCATGACACCGCGAACGCAGGCCCCTCACTATTCGCCCCCCAGCTCTCGGGTACCGGCAACGTTCTGTGACCTACCCTTCAAAAACCATTTTCATGCCAGCCAATCGAACCGACTGACCCGATGTCCAATCCATCCCACTCGCCATCGAATCCAATCGCAACGGATTCCGACGCCCTGGAACTGCCATCGCCGGCGATCCAGCCCTGCGAAGAACGATTGGCTCTGTCGGCTTCCTTGATGGGAGCTTGGCTGGCGGATTGGGCCGACCCGACGCAGCCGCTGCCGGCCTGCCCCGCCGACGAGTGGCTCGCCCCCGTCGCCGATGCGACTGACGCTGCGAACATCCCGATTGCTCCGGCGATCGTCCCCACCGCGGACTCATCGGGCCTCGCATCGGAGGATTCGCTTCCCATCGGACCGGTGCTTCCCGGCACCTCGACCGATGGTGTGCCAAGTTCTTCCGTCGCCAACGCGGCCCTCAGCGGACAAACCGGGCTGAATTTCGACAATCTCATCGACGGGCAATCGTCAGGTTCGCTCCTCGATCAAGCTCAATCATTGCGGGAAGACGGTGGGCTGCTCGCGGACGATGCCGAAGCAGGAGCCTGGGACGGAAGCGGGCAAACCATCGCGGTCATCGACAGCGGAATCGCCTATGACCACATCGCACTCGGCGGAGGCTACGGGCCCGGCTACCGAGTCGTCGGCGGCTACGATTTCGCCGAAAACGACAACGACCCGTACGACGATGCTCCAGCCGGGTACCACGGATCGCACGTGGCCGGTTTGATCGGAGGAGACGGCTACCTGGATTCTGGCGAAGCGTTTCAAGGCCTCGCCCCCGGAGCCGACTTGGTTGGCCTCCGAGTCTTCGACGATGCCGGGAACGGAAACCTGCAGTGGATCGAGTCCGCCCTGCAGTGGGTGATCGAAAACCACGACACGTTCGAAAACCCAATCACCACCGTCAACATGTCGCTCGGCACCGAGCTCACCGACGCGAATCGATTCGACGCGATGGCGATGTTAGAAGACGAACTGCAAACGCTGTACGAAAACGACATCATGGTGTTTGCCGCGGCGGGCAATTCCTACGCGACGATGGATCACGAAGCGTCCGACGCGCTGATGTACCCCGCATCCAGTCAGTACGTCGTGGGAGTCGGGTCAGTCGACGCGAACAACCTGCTCAGCAATTTTTCGCAGCGTGAAGACGGGATCCTAACCACGGGCGGGCAAGCCGTTCGAAGCAGCGTTCCCGAACATGTTTATGGCGCAGATGGCTTCGCCAACGACTACGCTCTTCTGAGCGGAACAAGCATGGCCAGCCCGCAGATCGCCGGTGCTTCCGTGTTGGTTCGCCAGGCCATGACGGACGCGGGCATGTCACCGACCGTCGACTCCATCCTGGCTCGCCTGAACGACACCGCCGATCAACACACCGATCCCGTCACCGGCATCCAGTACAAAACGTTGAACCTGGAAGCAGCACTGGCTTTTGCCGTGCCCGAACCGGAACCTGCTCCAACGCCGGAACCTGCTCCAACGCCGGAACCTGCTCCAACGCCGGAACCTTCCCTAACTCCAGACCCCACGCCGACGCCGGAACCGACCCCACCAGCAAACACGTCGCTCAGCGGTTACCAAGGCACATCGGGTTCCGATGAAGTCGAATTGGACTTGCGAAACCTATCGTCAGCCGTCAACGGCGGCGTCGATGGCGAAACGTTGTTCTCTGACGCCAACGGCAACTACACGCTCGACACAACGGAAACCATCGTCATCGACGGCGGTGCTGGCGGCGACACCCTTCGCATCATGGGATCCGCGGAAGCCGAAAGTTTGCTGCTACGTCCGCCAACCAACGAAGATGGAATCAGTCGACTCACCTTCCTCGGTGGCGTCATCGAAATTCGCGGCTTCGAGAACATCTCCTTCGTCGGCGGCGGCGGTCTTGATCTCGCGACAATGTACGACAGCACCGGAGACGACGTTCTCAACGCATCCAGCCAATCCGCTCGCATGTCTGGAGTCGGCTTTGAATTTCGCGTCGACAACGTTCCCAAATTGTTTGCCCATGCGACCGCTGGCGGCGAAGATTCCGCACACCTGAATGACTCGTCCGGTGATGATCGCTTGGTCATCCGACCTCAATTCAGCTCGCTCCGCAGTGACACACAAACGCAAGCCGTGTTTGGATTCGAACGAGTCTATGCGTACGCCGAAGCCGGTGGTCACGACACCGCCGACTTGGGCGACTCAGCGGCCGACGACGTGATGTCGATCTCTCAAACCCAAGCCACGATCAGCAGCAGTGGATATCGCGCCACCGCAATTGGTTTTGACGATGTGACCGCGAAAGCATCCGCCGGCGGCGAAGACACTGTGCGAATCTATGTCACGCAACCTGGTGGCACTTGGCACACCACCGACTCGCTCACACAGTGGAATGGATCCGATGGAACCTCGCGGATTGCCCGCGGGTTCGAACACAGCGAAACATTCGAGCGATTCGAAACGTCGGCTCAATCAACGAGCGAACCGCTGGCGGCAGACCACGCTCAACCGAATCCAACCGCCGCGTCCGCACCACAGGCTGAACAACCAACCACCAAACCGCTCGCCAACCCATTCGACGAAGACGCCCATCGCGACGCGCTCCGACGCATGTTCGAAACGCTCTGATCCTGACCTGCTGAGTCCCATCTTCGCACCAAACTTCACTTTCGATGCACACGGGCTAACTCGCAGATTCCCGGTGCAGGTCCAAAAATCCCCGGCATCCTCCGAACCTGTGAGATGGCGATTCGCTCTCCCGGGTTAAGCCTGGGTGAATACCGCCATCCCGATTCTGGATTCGCCGCCGCATTTCGCGACATACGGGAGCTCGGGACGCCGTTGGAAGCCCGCAATGGCGGACCAGCGACTCGATTCAATTCGATACGCAATCAACCTTGAGGACTCAAGTCCTGCTTTGCACAGTGTTTCGCAGACAATGTGGCCGTCACCACGTCGATCCGCGAAGATTCAAACACTTGTTTAAAACGCACGTTTGAACCATGATTGCCGAGCGATTCTGCTCTTCTCATTCTTTTCATCCGTTCATGCCTGATTCTCTCGCTTCCGCGACTACCGATCCGACTCAACGGCTGTTGAGTGCGGCTGGTCCCGTGTTTGCCGAGCGTGGATTCGATCGCGCCACCGTCCGTGAAATCGCCAACATCGCCGACGTCAACGTGGCCGCTGTCAGCTACTACTTCGGCGACAAGATGGGCCTGTACCGAGCCGTCATCACCGCCATTCGAGAAAAACGCGAACGAGCCTATCCGACTCCCGAGGTCGGAAAGAAGACGCCGCAACAGGATCTCGAACTGCTGATCCGCACCCTGCTTTCGCGAATGCTTGCCGCGGATGAATCCGGCTGGGAAGCGATGCTGATGATGCGTGAGATGCAACATCCCACGCCAGCATTCGAAGACATGATTCGCGGTTACTTCAAACCGCTCTACGACGCGTTGTGCAAAACCATCGAATCATTGCTGCCACCTGCGGATGCAAAATCAAACTGGCAAACCGACGCCCTTGTCCCGCAGTTGGCTCTCGGCGTCGTAGGACAATGCCTCCACTATCGGATTGGCCATCCCGTGATGGCTCATTTGATTTCGCCCGAATTGATTGAAACCCACTACGGATTGGAATCGTTGTGCCGCCAAATCACCGCGTCGACCTTGGCAGCGTGTGGCGACCAAAACGTGATCGATCAACACAAGCTTCTCAAACCATCGCCGCTCAACGAGCCTCAAGATGTCTCTTGTCAACAATAACGAGTCGACACCCACGATGACCGAAGACGAACAATCCGCGACGGCCAAAGCCTCGCCGGAGTCGACGACCGCGGCGCCATCCACCACGCCCTCATCCACCACGCCCTCATCCACCGAACCGACGCGATCGCCATACGAACATGGCATCGAAGTCGATACGTCTGCGAGCGATTCCAACACGGTCCAGTTGATCGACTCCTCCAACGTGCTTCCTTGGTTGATGTTCAACGTCGGCGTTCCCTTGCTCTTGCTCGCCGGAGCAGCCGGCTTGGTCGTCTTCCTCGGCGCCGTGCAACCCTCCACGCGTCCGCCCGCCGACACATCGTTGGCCGGACGACTGCAAGCCTTGCCCGCCGTCGACGTCGTGCCAACTCAGTCACTCGCCGACAGTGGCCAAACGTTGCACCTCAACACCGACGGCACGGTCGTCCCGTTTCGAGAAGTCGTCTTGGCAACCGAAGTCGCCGGCCGCATCATCGACAAATCTCCGCAATGCGAAGCCGGCCAATACGTCACCGCCGGCACCGTGCTGATGCGAATCGATCCGACCGATTACGAACTCACCGTCCGTCGTTTGGAACAGACACAGCAATCTGAATACGAAACGATCAACGAAATCGATCAAGAGCTGATCAACTCCAACCGGTTGCTGGAAATCGCCGACGCCGACATCGAACTTCAAAGCCGCGAAGTCAAACGTCTCGATTCATTGCCCGAAGACTTTGCCGCTCGTCGTGACGTCGACGCGGCCCGTCGAGCTGTCTTGCAAGCCGAGCAGCAAAAGGTGACTTACCAAAACCAAATCGACTTGCTGAAGAAACGCCGAGCTCGACTGGAGTTGGCTGAGCAACTGGCGGCGACGCAATTGAAACAAGCTCGAATCGATTTGCAACGCACCGAGATCAAAGCCCCGATCGACGGAGTCATCGCCAGCGAACAAGCCGAGCTGAACACGTTCGTCGCCCGAGGCAATCCCGTCGTCACGATGGAAGACACATCCAAAGTCGAAGTCGCGACCAGCCTGCGAACCGACCAACTGTACTGGGTGCTGAACCAGAAAAAATCGGAGTCACCCATCGAAGAGCTCAACGCGCCCGCCAACGGTGCTCATCGCGGATACAAGTTGCCGCCGACGGAAGTGAAGGTGAAGTATCAACTGTCCGGACGAGACGATGTGACCTATGTCTGGGACGGCCAACTGATCGGTTACGACGGCATTGGATTGGACGAGCAAACTCGGACCGTTCCCGTTCGCGTCGTCGTCGACCAACCCCAAATGTTTGAACTCCAACGTCGCAGCGACGATGGGACGACAAAACGAGTCACTGGCGAAGACGTTGTGTCCGCCGGCCCAACTGCTCTGGTTCGCGGCATGTTCGTTCGACTGCAGTTGCAACTGCACCCCGCCGTGCCACTCGTGATCTTCCCATCCGAAGCTCTCAAACCAGGCAATCGCGTTTGGGAATTCATCCCGGACGATTCGGTGTTGGATGTTGAGGAGACCGAAGATCAAACCGCCGATGCCGACGCATCCGATTCAGCAAAAACTCCTGAAGCGGACATCGCACAAACCGATGATGCGGAGCCAACTGATTCAGAATCAGACGACGAAGAGACTGAATCCGACGCGGAACCCGAAGTCGCTTTTGTGCCTGAAGATTGGTCCGCGGGACGCTTGGTGATTCGTCACGATGTTCGTCCCATCGATTTGCTCTCCTCGATCGGCGGAAGCTCTGACCTTTGGATCTGCGAAGTTCCCGATCAATCAATCACCGGCAACAGTTTTGTTGTTGTCTCGCCGCTCGGCAGCATCGAAGCGGACACGTTCCCGGTTCGTGCGCCGAAGGAGAACCTCACTCCACCCACCGACACCGATTCGGATTCACCGTCGGCCTCAGCACTCACCGAATTGTGACAACACCACCGCGAGAACGGGAAACGAAACTCGCGGCTCGCTGATCTGCCGACTGACCATCTTCCGCCATCCATTCCTTTTCATTCAAAGAACCTTCGATGAAACGTGTCCTCGCTTGGGCCATCGAAAACGCACCCGGCATGAACGTCGTCATGTTGGCGTTGATGATCGTGGGTGCTCTAGCATTCGTCGCCATGCGTCGGGAAGTCTTTCCCGAATTCGAACTCGAAGTCGTGATGGTCTCGGTCCCTTACCCGGGTGCCACACCGCAAGACGCCGAAGAAGCCATCTGTCAAAAGATCGAAGAGGCGATCCGGTCCATCGACGGGATCAAAAAAGTTACCTCCATTGCGATGGAGGGCCGCGGATACGTCTTGGCCGAACTGCAAAGCGATATCCAAGACGTCCAAAAAGTGATGTCGGAAATCGATCGCGAAGTCAATCGCATCCCCAGCTTCCCCGATCTCGCTGAAGACCCCGAGATCGAACAAATCACCTTCCGCGACACAGCGATCCGCTTGGGAATCATCGGCCCCGATGACCGAACCCGTCGAGGTGAATTGAAGCTTCGCGAAGTCGCCGAGTCCGTGCGTGACGATTTGCTGATGCTGCCCAGTGTCACCGTCGCCGAGTTGATGGGCACACGCAACTATCAAATCGATGTGGAAATTCCCGAGGCGACGCTACGGTCCTACGGGATGACTCTCGAACAAGTCGCGTCCGAAATTCGCCAACACAACGTCGAGTTGCCCGGCGGCCAACTCAAATCGTCTGGTCAAGAAATCCTGCTGCGTGCCAAGAACAAAGGCCGTGTCGGGCCCGAGATCGAACGCATTCCTTTGATCACTCGCCAAGACGGTGTCGTCCTGACCGTGGGTGACTTGGGCAGCGTTCGCGACGAATTCGAAGACGTCACCGCGACGGCGGAGATCAATGGCGAACCCGCCATGGTCGTCAATGTTCAACGCACCAAATCAGAAGACCTGCTGAACCTTGTCGATGACGTTCGCGGCTATGTCGATCGCATCGAACCTCCGCCCGGATATCGATTTGTGCTTTGGGGCGACACCTCGGTCGACGTCCGAGACCGAATGGCTTTGCTGCTTCGCAACGGTGTCCAGGGTTTGGGATTGGTGTTCCTTGTTCTCGCCTTGTTCTTGGAAGTCCGCTTGGCGTTCTGGGTCGCTCTCGGAATTCCGATCTCCATCATGGGTGCCGGTGCCGCACTGTCTTGGGGCGATCAAACACTCAACATGCTTTCGTTGTTTTCGTTCTTGATTGCACTGGGAATCGTGGTCGATGACGCGATCGTCATCGGCGAGAACATCTACGCTCATCGCCAGATGGGTAAATCGCTGCATGACTCGGCCGTCGATGGTGCCACCGAAGTCCTCCCCAGCGTCGCCGCGTCGATCACCACGACCGTCATCGCCTTCGCGCCCATGTTCTTCGTGTCCGGTGTGATGGGCAAATTCATGGCCGTGATTCCGTTCGCCGTGATTGCGATGCTACTGGTGTCTTTGTGGGAAAGCACGTTTGTCCTGCCTTGCCACTTGGCCCACAGCCATTCCGGATTCTTCCGGGTCGCGACGATTGTGACCTACCCGCTGCGTCCGTTCATGTTGCTGCTGTTTTGGCTCAACTCCAAAGCCAGCATCGCAATGGAATGGTTCGCGGAGAAGATCTACGTGCCCACGCTGCACTTCTGCTTGCTCAACCCAGTCCTCCCCATCGCTGTTGCGATCGCATTGTTTGTCGGCACGGCCGGCATGATTCGCGGAGGAGTCGTGACGACGGTCCTGTTCCCGAAGTCTGACAACAACTACCTGCAAGCCTCCGTTGTCTTCCCGAACGGAACGCCCGCCAGCGCGACCGAAGTCGCCACCCAACGAATGGAACGCGCCCTTCAAAAGGTCAGCCGAGAGATCGCTCTCGAACGCGCCGCCAAAACGCGAGAACCAGTCGAATCACTCTACCCGCCACCGGAAGCCGACTACCTCGGCCCCGTGCGTTTTGCCTACCGTGAAGTGGGATCCATCACCAACACAGCCGGCCCCATGGGCGGCCAAGGATCCAGCGGCAGCAACGCGGGCCAAATCTTCGCCGAGCTTCATGGAACCGAAATTCGTGACGTGCACAGCGACGTGTTGATCGCACGCTGGCGTCGGGAGGTCGGCGAAATCGCTGGCGTCGAAAGAATCACGTACGGCAGCATCGGAACCGGTCCCGCCGGAACGCCCATCGAATTCAAACTGCTCGCGTCCGGAGAACATGTTGACGAGTTACTCGCGGCGACGGAGGTCATGAAGAAGAAGGTCGGCACCTTCGCCGGTGTCTTTGACATCAGCGACGACAACACACCCGGCAAATGGGAATTCCAATTCCGAGTCAAAGACAAAGCCCTCGCGACTGGAGTCACCCCAACCGACCTCGGCCAAACCGTTCGCAACACGTACTTCGGTGCCGAAGTCATGCGTTTGCAACGCGGACGCCACGAAGTGAAATTGATGGTCCGCTACCCGCCTGAAGAACGCACGTCACTGGTCAACTTCCGAGAAATTCGCGTGGGCAGTGCGGATGGCATGCAACGTCCGATCAACGAACTCGCGGAGATCAATTTGGAACGTGGTTTCTCAGAGATCAACCGCGTCGATCAACAACGCAGCATCACGATCTCAGCTGACTTGGACGAGACCACCGCCAACGCTGACTTGATCATCGCTAGCTTGCAGAAACAGATGGACACTTTTAAAGCCCAGTTCCCAAACGTTTCCATTCGTTGGGAAGGGCAACAAGAACAAAGCCGTGAGTCGGTCGGCAGTCTGAAGCTCGGTTTCGGCGTCGCGATTCTATGCATGTTTGTGTTGCTGGTCCTTCAGTTCCGATCGTACATGCAGCCGCTTTTGATTTTGGCCATCATTCCATTTGGCATGATCGGTGCTGTCTGGGGGCACGCCTTCCT
The DNA window shown above is from Rhodopirellula bahusiensis and carries:
- a CDS encoding efflux RND transporter permease subunit; translated protein: MKRVLAWAIENAPGMNVVMLALMIVGALAFVAMRREVFPEFELEVVMVSVPYPGATPQDAEEAICQKIEEAIRSIDGIKKVTSIAMEGRGYVLAELQSDIQDVQKVMSEIDREVNRIPSFPDLAEDPEIEQITFRDTAIRLGIIGPDDRTRRGELKLREVAESVRDDLLMLPSVTVAELMGTRNYQIDVEIPEATLRSYGMTLEQVASEIRQHNVELPGGQLKSSGQEILLRAKNKGRVGPEIERIPLITRQDGVVLTVGDLGSVRDEFEDVTATAEINGEPAMVVNVQRTKSEDLLNLVDDVRGYVDRIEPPPGYRFVLWGDTSVDVRDRMALLLRNGVQGLGLVFLVLALFLEVRLAFWVALGIPISIMGAGAALSWGDQTLNMLSLFSFLIALGIVVDDAIVIGENIYAHRQMGKSLHDSAVDGATEVLPSVAASITTTVIAFAPMFFVSGVMGKFMAVIPFAVIAMLLVSLWESTFVLPCHLAHSHSGFFRVATIVTYPLRPFMLLLFWLNSKASIAMEWFAEKIYVPTLHFCLLNPVLPIAVAIALFVGTAGMIRGGVVTTVLFPKSDNNYLQASVVFPNGTPASATEVATQRMERALQKVSREIALERAAKTREPVESLYPPPEADYLGPVRFAYREVGSITNTAGPMGGQGSSGSNAGQIFAELHGTEIRDVHSDVLIARWRREVGEIAGVERITYGSIGTGPAGTPIEFKLLASGEHVDELLAATEVMKKKVGTFAGVFDISDDNTPGKWEFQFRVKDKALATGVTPTDLGQTVRNTYFGAEVMRLQRGRHEVKLMVRYPPEERTSLVNFREIRVGSADGMQRPINELAEINLERGFSEINRVDQQRSITISADLDETTANADLIIASLQKQMDTFKAQFPNVSIRWEGQQEQSRESVGSLKLGFGVAILCMFVLLVLQFRSYMQPLLILAIIPFGMIGAVWGHAFLDLPLTLFSMFGLVALAGVVVNDSIVLIDFINSRVRAGDEPIQALLESGRRRFRPIMLTSMTTIAGLVPLLTEKSFQAQLLIPMASSLAFGLMLATALVLLLIPVLYMLYLLALQSLNIPFVEVEE